In one Diprion similis isolate iyDipSimi1 chromosome 6, iyDipSimi1.1, whole genome shotgun sequence genomic region, the following are encoded:
- the LOC124407753 gene encoding sex-lethal homolog isoform X4, protein MDGFYQKQNSDNYVNQHTSWTSQPSVDAQPSHHQPLTCQSALQNPTEYSTAAGRDFARYRKMTDFDQPKSDEPRTNLIINYLPQSMTEKELYSMFVTIGPVESCRVMKDYKTGYSYGFGFVNYAKADDAATAIATLNGLQVQNKRLKVSLARPSGEEIKETNLYVTNLPRNITESQIDNIFSKYGQIVQKNILKDKLTGLPRGVAFVRFDKREEAQEAINGLHGTIPEGGSEPLCVKIAEEHGKQKAAYYAGWQAGYNQSRDNMTASRSDSNGFSHSLLE, encoded by the exons TTGGACCTCGCAGCCATCAGTTGACGCTCAGCCTTCGCATCATCAACCGCTAACCTGTCAATCGGCATTGCAAAACCCTACTGAATATTCGACTGCAGCTGGGCGTGATTTTGCTCGCTATCGCAAAATGACCGACTTTGATCAGCCCAAGTCCGATGAACCCCGAACAAATCTCATTATCAATTATCTACCCCAAAGTATGACTGAAAAAGAACTCTACAGTATGTTCGTTACCATCGGACCAGTCGAGTCTTGTAGGGTCATGAAGGACTACAAG ACGGGGTACAGTTATGGCTTTGGATTTGTCAACTATGCAAAGGCGGATGATGCTGCAACGGCAATCGCGACGCTCAACGGACTGCAAGTTCAAAATAAACGCCTCAAAGTTTCCTTGGCCCGACCCTCCGGCGAAGAGATCAAGGAGACCAATCTCTATGTGACCAATCTTCCCAG aaacatAACTGAGAGCCAGATTGACAACATATTTAGTAAATATGGGCAAATTGTTCagaaaaatatcttgaaaGACAAGCTGACAGGTTTACCACGTGGAGTTGCATTTGTCAG GTTTGACAAACGTGAAGAGGCTCAGGAAGCAATCAATGGTCTACATGGGACGATACCTGAAGGAGGCTCCGAACCACTCTGTGTCAAAATTGCTGAAGAACACGGGAAACAAAAGGCCGCGTATTATGCTGGCTGGCAGGCAGGCTACAACCAGAGTCGGG ATAACATGACCGCCTCAAGGTCCGACTCTAATGGCTTCTCGCACTCGCTTTTAGAATAA